A window from Mangifera indica cultivar Alphonso chromosome 2, CATAS_Mindica_2.1, whole genome shotgun sequence encodes these proteins:
- the LOC123209458 gene encoding serine/threonine-protein kinase TOUSLED-like isoform X2, whose product MICFLSHSTMSDDMLIHFSSNSSNQSDQSLPTKIAKLEARMVGKAPAQQPLQQQQQNTRASVSTATRFVAAEDMDQTSTSSDSDDDIGGEFLIQANTQKRQKLQGDDDSLVFEHVEAVVDGRQKTSETTEAKVGVDLNRKKHGRGRGNSVSGRGRGSKNDQVRAQISATTVSPSNGQLENSYHKEEITSLRAKVATLEEDLRKSHQEVSDYQNLCRQLEKELKDLKDYEQQMKPKRTKIISDLLISISKAERQEARLKVRQDSVRLGNVGVIRAGTIISETWEDGQALKDLNVHLRQLLETKEAVERHRKTLKKRQSDKGDTVDTESGIQEEDFFIQDEIYKSRLASIKREEEIILRERDRYELEKGRLIREMKRIRDEDGSRFNNFQILNHRYALLNLLGKGGFSEVYKAYDLAEHRYVACKLHGLNAQWSEDKKQSYIRHAIREYNIHKTLVHHHIVRLWDTFEIDQNTFCTVLEYCSGKDLDAVLKATPVLPEREARIVIVQIFQGLIYLNKRAQKIIHYDLKPGNVLFDEFGVAKLTDFGLSKIVEDDVGSQGMELTSQGAGTYWYLPPECFELSKTPLISSKVDVWSAGILFYQMLFGRRPFGHDQSQERILREDTIIKARKVDFPSRPAVSNEAKDLIRRCLTYNQAERPDVLTLAQEPYLTYSKK is encoded by the exons ATGATCTGCTTTCTTTCCCATAGCACAATGTCCGATGATATGTTAATACATTTTTCTTCAAACTCTTCGAACCAATCAGATCAGTCTCTCCCCACAAAAATTGCCAAGCTCGAAGCTCGTATGGTTGGCAAGGCCCCTGCCCAGCAGCCGCTGCAACAGCAACAACAGAACACTCGAGCATCTGTATCTACGGCTACAAGATTCGTTGCTGCGGAGGACATGGACCAGACATCAACTTCTAGTGATTCAGATGATGAT ATTGGAGGGGAATTTCTGATTCAAGCCAACACTCAAAAGCGCCAGAAACTTCAAGGAGATGATGACTCACTTGTTTTTGAACATGTAGAG GCAGTGGTTGATGGAAGACAAAAGACTTCTGAAACCACTGAGGCCAAGGTAGGTGTTGATCTGAATAGGAAAAAGCATGGTCGTGGTAGGGGGAATTCTGTTTCAGGTAGAGGCCGTGGTTCCAAAAATGATCAAGTAAGAGCACAAATATCTGCCACAACTGTTTCACCTTCAAATGGTCAGCTTGAGAACTCCTATCATAAG GAGGAGATCACATCTTTACGTGCAAAAGTTGCAACATTGGAGGAGGACCTACGTAAATCTCATCAAGAGGTCTCTGATTATCAAAATCTTTGCCGTCAATTAGAAAAG GAATTGAAAGACCTTAAAGATTATGAACAACAAATGAAGCCAAAG AGGACAAAAATAATATCTGATCTATTGATATCCATTTCAAAAGCAGAGAGACAGGAAGCTAGGTTGAAAGTACGCCAGGATTCTGTGAGACTAGGCAATGTTGGTGTAATCAG AGCTGGAACCATCATATCTGAGACATGGGAGGATGGGCAAGCATTGAAAGATCTAAATGTTCATCTT AGACAATTGTTAGAAACTAAGGAGGCTGTTGAGCGGCACCGGAAGACACTTAAGAAACGACAATCTG aCAAGGGCGATACAGTGGATACAGAATCAGGAATACAAGAAGAAGATTTCTTCATTCAGGATGAGATTTACAAATCCCGTCTAGCAAGCATCAAACGC GAGGAAGAAATTATTTTGCGAGAGAGAGATCGCTATGAGCTAGAAAAGGGAAGACTTATTCGTGAAATGAAACGCATACGAGACGAGGATGGTTCTCGTTTTAACAATTTTCAGATTCTGAACCACAGATATGCACTCTTAAATCTTCTTGGCAAAGGAGGATTCAGTGAGGTTTACAAG GCTTATGACTTGGCAGAGCATAGATACGTCGCATGTAAGCTTCATGGTCTGAATGCTCAGTGGAGTGAAGATAAGAAGCAAAGTTACATACGGCATGCTATTCGGGAGTACAATATTCACAAGACTTTGGTGCATCACCACATTGTTCGGCTTTGGGACACTTTCGAGATCGACCAGAATACATTTTGTACTGTTTTGGAGTACTGTAGTG GGAAAGATCTTGATGCTGTTCTGAAAGCAACACCTGTATTGCCGGAGAGGGAAGCTAGGATCGTCATTGTTCAGATATTTCAGGGCCTAATCTACTTAAATAAAAGAGCACAGAAAATTATACATTATGATTTGAAACCCGGGAATGTCCTGTTTGATGAGTTTGGTGTTGCAAAACTGACTGATTTCGGTCTTAGCAAGATAGTGGAGGATGACGTTGGATCCCAGGGTATGGAACTTACATCCCAGGGAGCTGGAACATATTG GTATTTGCCTCCAGAGTGCTTCGAGCTCAGCAAGACCCCGCTTATTTCATCAAAG GTGGATGTTTGGTCAGCTGGTATTCTATTTTACCAAATGCTTTTTGGCCGACGTCCTTTTGGGCATGATCAGTCCCAAGAACGAATACTTCGTGAAGACACAATTATTAAAGCTCGGAAGGTTGATTTCCCTTCAAGGCCTGCTGTCTCAAATGAGGCAAAG GACTTGATTCGGAGATGTCTAACATACAATCAAGCAGAAAGGCCAGATGTTTTAACTCTTGCACAAGAACCTTATCTCACATACTCGAAGAAGTAA
- the LOC123209458 gene encoding serine/threonine-protein kinase TOUSLED-like isoform X1 — protein MICFLSHSTMSDDMLIHFSSNSSNQSDQSLPTKIAKLEARMVGKAPAQQPLQQQQQNTRASVSTATRFVAAEDMDQTSTSSDSDDDIGGEFLIQANTQKRQKLQGDDDSLVFEHVEAVVDGRQKTSETTEAKVGVDLNRKKHGRGRGNSVSGRGRGSKNDQVRAQISATTVSPSNGQLENSYHKDNRSKEQFRIDNHASLEEEITSLRAKVATLEEDLRKSHQEVSDYQNLCRQLEKELKDLKDYEQQMKPKRTKIISDLLISISKAERQEARLKVRQDSVRLGNVGVIRAGTIISETWEDGQALKDLNVHLRQLLETKEAVERHRKTLKKRQSDKGDTVDTESGIQEEDFFIQDEIYKSRLASIKREEEIILRERDRYELEKGRLIREMKRIRDEDGSRFNNFQILNHRYALLNLLGKGGFSEVYKAYDLAEHRYVACKLHGLNAQWSEDKKQSYIRHAIREYNIHKTLVHHHIVRLWDTFEIDQNTFCTVLEYCSGKDLDAVLKATPVLPEREARIVIVQIFQGLIYLNKRAQKIIHYDLKPGNVLFDEFGVAKLTDFGLSKIVEDDVGSQGMELTSQGAGTYWYLPPECFELSKTPLISSKVDVWSAGILFYQMLFGRRPFGHDQSQERILREDTIIKARKVDFPSRPAVSNEAKDLIRRCLTYNQAERPDVLTLAQEPYLTYSKK, from the exons ATGATCTGCTTTCTTTCCCATAGCACAATGTCCGATGATATGTTAATACATTTTTCTTCAAACTCTTCGAACCAATCAGATCAGTCTCTCCCCACAAAAATTGCCAAGCTCGAAGCTCGTATGGTTGGCAAGGCCCCTGCCCAGCAGCCGCTGCAACAGCAACAACAGAACACTCGAGCATCTGTATCTACGGCTACAAGATTCGTTGCTGCGGAGGACATGGACCAGACATCAACTTCTAGTGATTCAGATGATGAT ATTGGAGGGGAATTTCTGATTCAAGCCAACACTCAAAAGCGCCAGAAACTTCAAGGAGATGATGACTCACTTGTTTTTGAACATGTAGAG GCAGTGGTTGATGGAAGACAAAAGACTTCTGAAACCACTGAGGCCAAGGTAGGTGTTGATCTGAATAGGAAAAAGCATGGTCGTGGTAGGGGGAATTCTGTTTCAGGTAGAGGCCGTGGTTCCAAAAATGATCAAGTAAGAGCACAAATATCTGCCACAACTGTTTCACCTTCAAATGGTCAGCTTGAGAACTCCTATCATAAG GATAATAGGTCCAAAGAACAGTTTCGAATTGACAATCATGCATCATTAGAG GAGGAGATCACATCTTTACGTGCAAAAGTTGCAACATTGGAGGAGGACCTACGTAAATCTCATCAAGAGGTCTCTGATTATCAAAATCTTTGCCGTCAATTAGAAAAG GAATTGAAAGACCTTAAAGATTATGAACAACAAATGAAGCCAAAG AGGACAAAAATAATATCTGATCTATTGATATCCATTTCAAAAGCAGAGAGACAGGAAGCTAGGTTGAAAGTACGCCAGGATTCTGTGAGACTAGGCAATGTTGGTGTAATCAG AGCTGGAACCATCATATCTGAGACATGGGAGGATGGGCAAGCATTGAAAGATCTAAATGTTCATCTT AGACAATTGTTAGAAACTAAGGAGGCTGTTGAGCGGCACCGGAAGACACTTAAGAAACGACAATCTG aCAAGGGCGATACAGTGGATACAGAATCAGGAATACAAGAAGAAGATTTCTTCATTCAGGATGAGATTTACAAATCCCGTCTAGCAAGCATCAAACGC GAGGAAGAAATTATTTTGCGAGAGAGAGATCGCTATGAGCTAGAAAAGGGAAGACTTATTCGTGAAATGAAACGCATACGAGACGAGGATGGTTCTCGTTTTAACAATTTTCAGATTCTGAACCACAGATATGCACTCTTAAATCTTCTTGGCAAAGGAGGATTCAGTGAGGTTTACAAG GCTTATGACTTGGCAGAGCATAGATACGTCGCATGTAAGCTTCATGGTCTGAATGCTCAGTGGAGTGAAGATAAGAAGCAAAGTTACATACGGCATGCTATTCGGGAGTACAATATTCACAAGACTTTGGTGCATCACCACATTGTTCGGCTTTGGGACACTTTCGAGATCGACCAGAATACATTTTGTACTGTTTTGGAGTACTGTAGTG GGAAAGATCTTGATGCTGTTCTGAAAGCAACACCTGTATTGCCGGAGAGGGAAGCTAGGATCGTCATTGTTCAGATATTTCAGGGCCTAATCTACTTAAATAAAAGAGCACAGAAAATTATACATTATGATTTGAAACCCGGGAATGTCCTGTTTGATGAGTTTGGTGTTGCAAAACTGACTGATTTCGGTCTTAGCAAGATAGTGGAGGATGACGTTGGATCCCAGGGTATGGAACTTACATCCCAGGGAGCTGGAACATATTG GTATTTGCCTCCAGAGTGCTTCGAGCTCAGCAAGACCCCGCTTATTTCATCAAAG GTGGATGTTTGGTCAGCTGGTATTCTATTTTACCAAATGCTTTTTGGCCGACGTCCTTTTGGGCATGATCAGTCCCAAGAACGAATACTTCGTGAAGACACAATTATTAAAGCTCGGAAGGTTGATTTCCCTTCAAGGCCTGCTGTCTCAAATGAGGCAAAG GACTTGATTCGGAGATGTCTAACATACAATCAAGCAGAAAGGCCAGATGTTTTAACTCTTGCACAAGAACCTTATCTCACATACTCGAAGAAGTAA